From Deltaproteobacteria bacterium:
CACATCGCCGAGGGAAGCATACCTCCTCCTCGAACCGCCGAGAACTTTGATACAGTAGAGTTTTTTTGCACCCGAGTTGTCTGCAGCATCAAGAACTGTTTGCATCTGAATCATGGTAAGGCTCCCGGAAAACCCTATTTTATCTCAGGCCGCTCGATCAACTTTGAAACCCGCCACCTTTTCTCTTTCGACAGCGGCTTGGTCTCCACTATCTGGACGGTATCCCCGACCCGGTACTCTCCCCGCTCGTCATGTGCTTTGTACTTTGCCCTCTTCCTGATGTATTTCTTGTAGAGGGGGTGCATGACAATCCTCGTTACCTGAACGACGACGGTCTTGTCCATTCTGTCACTGACCACCTCGCCGATCCTCGATTTCCTGAGTCCCCTTTTCTTTTCCGCCATTTACTCACTCACCTCTTCAGAAATGTTATCGATCTCAACCTGTTTCTCTTTGATTACGGTTTTCATTCTCGCAAGGACCCTTCTCTTGCTCCTGATGAGCATCTTGTTTTCCAGCTCAGTGGTAAATCTTTTTATCTTGAGGCGGAAGATTTCGTCCTCCAGCTCTGCTTCTTTCTGCGTCAACTCCTCGAGGGTCAGATCCCTCATCTCTTTCGCCTTCATCTTACATCTCCCTCGTTACAAACTTCGTCTTTACCGGGAGTTTATGGGAAGCCCTTCTGAACGCCTCCTTTGCAACCTCCTTTGATACGCCCTCAATCTCATAGAGGATTCTGCCCGGTTTTACAACGGCTACCCAGAACTCGGGAGATCCCTTCCCTTTCCCCATTCTCGTTTCAGCAGGCTTCTTCGTTATGGGCTTGTCCGGAAAAATCCGGATGAAGAGCTTCCCTCCCTTTTTCACGTGCCGGGTAATCGCAACGCGGGCTGATTCGATTTGCCTCGAGGTTATCCACCCGCTCTGAAGCGCCTTTATCCCGAATTCTCCGAAAGCCACATAATTTCCGCTCTGGGCTTTTCCCCTCATTCTTCCTTTTTGCTTCTTTCTGTATTTAACCCTTTTTGGAGCCCGCATTTACCTCTCCTGTAGCTCAGGTTTCGTCCTCTCCCTCTTTCTCGAAAATTTCACCCTTATATATCCAGACCTTGACACCGATGACGCCGTAGGTGGTCTTGGATTCGGCAAAGCCGTAATCGATATCTGCCCTAATCGTGTGAAGAGGAACCCGTCCCTCTCTGTACCACTCCGAGCGGGCGATTTCAGCTCCTCCCAGCCTACCGGCAACGTTTATCTTGATCCCCTTGGCCCCGTACTTCATCGTGTTCAGCACGGCTTTTTTCATCGCCCTCCGGTAGGCAACTCTGCGGAGTATCTGGGTCGCAACATTCTCCGCCACGAGAATTGAGCTGAGCTCGGGCCTCCTCACCTCGTGAATGGTGACCGATATCTCCTTGTCCGTTAGCTTTTGCAAATCCCTCTTCAGTGATTCGATTTCGACCCCCTTCTTTCCGATTACGAGGGCGGGACGGGAAGTTCTCACCTGAACGATAACCTTCTTGGCTTTCCGCTCCAGCTCAACATCGGCTATGCCTGCATGGAACATCTTGTTTTTTACGAACTGTTTTATCTCCAGGTCCTCCTGCAGCAACTTCGCGTAATCTCTGTTCGCATACCATCTCGATTTCCAATCCTTGGTGATTCCTACCCTGAAGCCATAAGGGTGAACTTTCTGTCCCAAAACATCCTCCTTTTACTTTTCGTCGAGAATTATCGTTATGTGGCTCGTTCTTTTCCGGTACATGTGCGCCCTTCCCATCGGCGCGGCCCTGAATCTCTTCATCATCGGCCCCTGATCAACGAAAGCCCTCTTGACGTAGAGGTTATCCAGATCGATTTCCCCGGTCTCCGTGGCGTTCGCAATTGCTGAATCCAGCACTTTCTTCACTATCCGGGCGGAACCTTTCTTGCTGAACTTCAGCAGGGCGATCGCGTTGTTGATGTCCTTTCCCCTGATCAGGTCGACAATCTGCATCACCTTCCTCGGTGAAATCTTCACATAGCGCAACGACGCCCTTGATTCCATGACACTTCTCCGGTAAATTACTTAC
This genomic window contains:
- the rpmC gene encoding 50S ribosomal protein L29; the protein is MKAKEMRDLTLEELTQKEAELEDEIFRLKIKRFTTELENKMLIRSKRRVLARMKTVIKEKQVEIDNISEEVSE
- the rplP gene encoding 50S ribosomal protein L16 translates to MRAPKRVKYRKKQKGRMRGKAQSGNYVAFGEFGIKALQSGWITSRQIESARVAITRHVKKGGKLFIRIFPDKPITKKPAETRMGKGKGSPEFWVAVVKPGRILYEIEGVSKEVAKEAFRRASHKLPVKTKFVTREM
- the rpsQ gene encoding 30S ribosomal protein S17 — encoded protein: MAEKKRGLRKSRIGEVVSDRMDKTVVVQVTRIVMHPLYKKYIRKRAKYKAHDERGEYRVGDTVQIVETKPLSKEKRWRVSKLIERPEIK
- the rpsC gene encoding 30S ribosomal protein S3 produces the protein MGQKVHPYGFRVGITKDWKSRWYANRDYAKLLQEDLEIKQFVKNKMFHAGIADVELERKAKKVIVQVRTSRPALVIGKKGVEIESLKRDLQKLTDKEISVTIHEVRRPELSSILVAENVATQILRRVAYRRAMKKAVLNTMKYGAKGIKINVAGRLGGAEIARSEWYREGRVPLHTIRADIDYGFAESKTTYGVIGVKVWIYKGEIFEKEGEDET
- the rplV gene encoding 50S ribosomal protein L22 encodes the protein MESRASLRYVKISPRKVMQIVDLIRGKDINNAIALLKFSKKGSARIVKKVLDSAIANATETGEIDLDNLYVKRAFVDQGPMMKRFRAAPMGRAHMYRKRTSHITIILDEK